One Salvia splendens isolate huo1 chromosome 1, SspV2, whole genome shotgun sequence genomic window, TTTTGTTTGTACCGAAAGTCACATTAGAAGATGGGATCATTCGTTCTTCTGGGCCACATTTcttcaaaaaattagaaaaggGTTGGCAGAGCTTGGAAGGAGAGAAGTCTCTCAGCATCCAACTGAATTGTTGAATGTTTTATGATGGATCTAAGTTGAGAAATTGTGAATCTCATTATTCTCACGACGAGTCAAGATCAACTAAAGTACATTTCTAAAATAGATGCCAGGGAGTGAGGCATTCCTCATGGACATGGTAGCTGTTATATCACAGTTCTTAAACAAAGAGCACATTTGTACCAAATTTAAAAGCTTCCTATCCCATAAAAAAACACTTATCGCTAAAAAAGGCAAGCAGATTCCAATTTATAATTTGTGGTTGTCTAAAACCCAACTGGACTTCTAGACATGGAAGTCCACTAGAGTAAATCTTCTAGACATGGAAGTCCACTAGAGTAAATCTAATGTGAAAATTTAATGGAACTTATAGGCTGATGCACTTCTCTGAACTTCATTTTGCATAGCACAAACTTTGGGCTTtcaaaaattttctttttatatttcatACCTCTCCCAAAGGGATCAAAGTGCAGCCCAACCAAACAAAACATCCAACAGCAATTCTAAACCCCTTTTGCACAGAACATGTCTTCCTTTCCAATTTCCCAAACTGATCGTGAACATGTTCAGAGTATTTTGCAAAGCTAAGAAGTCCCTGGATACAATCACACAAACAACCCTATCTTGCAAGCTTCGGAGCTATTTTAGACAATGTCAATTACTCCACGATATTAAGGCCTTCCAGAATCAAGCAAGAGGAGTTTATCACATGAAATATGGTAAATCAACTTATGTAAAACTAGAATGTCACTCTTCAGCCTTCTCATCATTTTCTATGCTAAAAACGGAACATGGAGTCATAATAAGGCAAGCACCATTTAGGAAAAATCCAGGAAACTTTCAAGGAATACCCATTGTATATACCAGATTTGGAAAATCACGGGATACTGAAATTCATTGATATTGGTCCCTCCAAATACTGACATAAACAGATAATAAAGACCTAGATGCTAATCAGGCATATGCACTACACAAGCAACGGTCCAATCTAAACCATATCAAAGTGATTAAACTTGGCAACATTATGTCTAATGTAACTATACCAAACTCTAAATCCACAATGATGTTGCATCAATTACTATATGAGTTTCAAAAAGATTGACACTGAAAACAAGGAATATCAAAAATCAGCCGCAATTTCTGTTAGTGAAACAAAATCCAAAATGAATGGGAACCATAAGGAAATTAACATACCCATCATCAATCCGAGCGCTTACAAGCCTCCTTCCTGGCAGCCCTTGTGTTTTCATATTCAAACTTGAGCACATTGGGAATGTGCGAAGTGTCCTTGACGTAAAGCAGCCTGCCGATGGCGCTCTCCTCCATCGCGGGGAAATGACACCTGAACCAATTATTGACAACCCAGAACCAGCCCCCACCGAGAGCAATCCCCAAGGCTGCCCCGGCGAAAACCTGCGCCACGGTGTGGTAGCCCAAATAAACCCTAGAATACATGGTGAGGACAGCGAGCGGCCAGACGACGAGGAGCACCATGGCCATCTGATTCCGGAAGAGAGAGCCAATTCTGTAGTGGGTGAGGAGGGTGAAATAGACGACGAAGAAGAACATATACTGGGAGTGGCTGGAGGGCCAGCCGTGGGAATCGCACATCTCGAGCAGGTCGCAGGTCTCGGGGCGGGCCTGCTGGACGGAGGTCTTGATGAATTCGTTTATGACTTGGGAGATGAGGAGGCCGATGGCGAAGAACATGCCCTGGAGCTCGCGGCGGAAGATGAAGTGGGATACGAAGCCGCCGAAGCTGATGAAGACGGGGACCAGGGAAATCCATGCCAGGAAATGCCCTAGCTGATCGCCCCTCTGGTACCGGACGTGAGTTAGGGTCACGGCTTTCAGAGAATTCGTCATCCAAGCTCAATCAAAATCAGATCTTGGCTTGGGCGTCGGCAAGGCAAGGCAATTCTTCAGGGAGAAGAGAGGGAATGTTTGTTTCGATCTGTGTAAATTGTAATGTGACTTGTGGAATGTGTTTTGTGCATCCACGATgtagattttttttcttcttttacgTATATTAATCCCACGTCCGATTTAAAGAAGATATTTTACATAAATTATTGAATCCAAAAATCAATAAGAAAATTtgacatataaaaatattgGACATTGAAATTAGTCAAAAATTAGGGGTAATTACATCTTTCATACAAAATTTTTTAcctttatttcaatttagtatAAAAAGtagtattaagtttacatatttcatacaaaaaagtTACTTAATGTTCCTAAATAATATATTCCGTCAAGTCCCTACTAACACCGTTACTTCCAATTATATCAtgcatacaaaaagtttcatcaatgtttcaaatttctacaaaaagtttaaaattagaactttccattaattatttcaaacagagttaattttattactcacaaaaaaaaacacatataaaaaaaatcaccactaTTCATCATCAAATTagcgaattgcattttattgtcgAAGTTTTCTCATGTAACAAAggagaatacaactaaaaatatattgaaactaaaaagatattgaatcttttttgtaaaaattaaatactgACTATTGGAAGCTTAAATTAGTCATTTTGTAAAGATGAAATATAGACTTATTTTATATTGTGTTCTataaagaatacaataaaaaaatagagtaaatTGAGAGACAACATTTTTTTAAACGACGATCAATTGTTGGATGAATTGATATTGACTGTtatttttttagagtgattaattgtattaaatctctaattattcttttattatgatgataagttggataaattataaactaactaacgatgtttaaaatatttaatggaATGTATTATTTAGGAACACTAAGTAAACTTTTTGTGTGAAATATGTAAACTTgatactttttgtactaaattgaaacaaaggtaaaacattttgtatgaaatatgtaattatCCTAAAAAATTAACACAACCAAATCCTACAATTGCTGAAAATCAACCTACCCGAGTTCCGACTAGCCTTCACTTCACCATGGTCGCCAGCGAGAAGGAGCAGAGTTGCACCTTTTTCACGACAAATGGAGGAAATCAGTGCTGGAAAATCATGTTAATTGGATGGTTATCTTGAACCCGATATCGACTCAACCTAGTAAAGTCAAACTCTAATCCAATCTGAAATCATCGGGTTCTTATCAGATTCCAACCGAATAACTTCCTGTTTTTTTCGTGCGGATTATCCTGTCATGCAATAAATGTCATCTCTACCGTTATGATACTAGGTAagttattactccctccgcccgTCGTtacatgtactccctccgtccaccattaagagtcttattttcttggcggcacgagttttaagaaatgtttagAAAAGTGTGTTGaaataagttaatggaatagAGGTCTgacttatatatattatttttaaatgaaatgtgggtggaatgagttagtaaaaggtgagaccctattaccatttatgataaaagtgaaccggaactcttattcgcggacggagggagtaccattttTGCCGGctcgaattttaagaaattgtttgactttggtGGAAAAAGGTAGTGAAATGTTGGTCTCGCTATATTATtccctcttattttactctcacctcatccgtccgtgaaatattgtctagttttgtcattttggtaccaatgttgtccactttgttttttttcttactATTTTTTGTAATTGGACCTCACTTTCCCCTaattcattacactcacattctattataaaattaatatataaacgtggtacctacattccactaactttttctaacTCACTTtgtttcacatttcttaaaaccctcGCCGAGACAAACACGGACAACATTTTGTGGACAGAGGGGTATCATTTTTGCAAAACGGGTGAAAAAAATGACACAactaacatggaacggagggagtatattattggGAAATGATACGTTGCATATAGTGTGTGAGCTCTTTATGTAAAGATTATCTTTATTAAACGCAAGTTTAGtgttatttatttgttttataatattaaGTTTGATTATgatacattaaaaaattatatttaaatttttaaaatttaaaaaaatcgaagTTCGATTTGCTTATTTTATCTACAACTTCAAATAATAAattagctttgatttttatgattcttttagattaaaatttttaataacatTTTGTTAGTATAATAGattcaaactaaatatataaaacaaataaacaatacTAAACGTGTGTCGAAGTGATATTTACATAATAAGCTTATACTCCTTCagtcccacaaagtttgtcccattttatcattttcgtTTGCCCCACAAAGTTTGTTTCACTTAGAATTTTACCAaaaaatagacattaaatacACCCTCAATCTCCTCAATATCGAACCCTTATTGCTACACTTCCATTTAATACAgccaaacaattttttaaaacttgcgCTGGATTAAATTGGGACAAACATTATGGGACAAaggaagtactccctccgtcccaactaagttgagtcgctTTCCTTTTTGAGATGTCCTAACTAAGTCATTTcctattttgacaaaaaacaaaacatctaatcattcttactttatttcatcacatactttactctctctttcctattttgacaaaaaaaaacatcaaaacatCTAAACATCCAAGTCATTTcctattttgacaaaaaacaaaacatctaatcattcttactttatttcatcacctactttactatctctttatctttcatactttattcatctcctacttttcaatacaattttttaattttcgtgtCCAAAAGTtatgtctcaacttagttgggatgaagggagtataggTTACTAACATACTGTAGTATCATTCCTCGTATGTTACTAATGCTAGTAATAGTTCATTGTTATATTTATGTTCCAATCCTAATTTTAAAGTGGCGCCTCCATATCCCGACCCGCATCCTTCACCCGCCTCGCTGCTCCACTGCCTGCCTCATCGCTACTACTAATCATAAAGCGCTTATGGTTGCACAAGCGTGTTTTCCTATCTGAATTGCAAAACCCTAACTCGATTTCGTAGTGGCTTAAACCCCGAAAAGGGTTTTGCCTCCCTTGCTAATTGAGAGGAGCGCTCAGACCTGTCATTGATTTCAAGAATCAAAATTCACGCTCTCTCAAGGCTTCACTTTGATTCATTTGTGATGGAAAAGGACACCTCTTTTCTCTTCTCCGGTATCACTTTCAATCGCAAAAAGTTCGCTCCTGATTTCGCCAGATTTCAGGTAATTTTAGAAAACTACGCgaataagtatattttttttattccctCTCATAAATCTGGTAGGCACGAAATGTTACCCGCGGAATGTGGATTTTCCGGTAACCGAAGCTCCTTGAACATTCAGTTTCCAATGCTCTTACaacttttttctttccttttcctgGGCCTTTTCTGTGATTTAGGATAAGGAGGAGGTTGACTGCGCAACAGATGAACCGGCTTTGCTCGAAAATGCGGATCCTGAAAGCGAGCAAGTTGCGGCGGTGCGTACTGAtaagaagagaaagagaaaagcaACTTCGGGTACTAGTTCGTGTTATGTTTTAAGTGATTTGCTGTGATGGAAGTATTTTATACTAATTGAAACACGATGTTCAGAGGTTGGCGTAGAAGGACCCAGGCACGAGATATAAATATAGTCACATTGCCTAATTAGTATGTTGTGAGATGGGTAGCGCAGTGAATAATTCGTGTGTAATTTGAGTTCTCAAGTGCAAGTAATAGAGAGGGGTGCAAGGTATTTTAAGCTATTCATTGAGGCATTGAGCTAACTTTTACCTTTTCATTGTCTCGGCTTTCAGACCCAGTTGAAGGGTTTAGTGTGTTCAAAagttcaaaatcaaaaaaagCAATGGATCAAATGGAAGAAACCAATGAAGACAAACTTCTTCTTGGGAAGAAGGAATATCACCGTCAGTTGGAGGTATTGATCTATATTCTCATTCATCATTTGCTGCCATTGTTTTATATAAATGTAAAAGAGGTTAGGGGTGTAGTATAAATTTTGTGCCTTTAATGATTATAACTACATTTTAGCATAGTCACGTGGAAGAAAAGCATAAGATATTGTTTCCTCACGCCTTTCTTTGTATTGTTAGAGGGATGCTCTTTTCCGGAAGAAGCATAACATTCATGTTTCTGGGAGTAACATCCCATCACCCCTTCAGAGCTTCACAGAGTTGAAATTAAGGTAATGATGATGTAAACTCCTCTAAATTGCTGCTAGCTTTATTCATTCATCCGATGCTTCGTTCaacttctttatttatttttattgtgccCAGATAATAGGTACTCAATTTGTTTAAGTTTTTAAGTTTTTAAGAGTTATTTATGAAAATTCCACATGCAAATCTCTATGCAGGCATAACTGCAAATCATATTTATTACGCAATCTGGGGGATCTGGGTTTTAAAGAGCCGACACCGATCCAGAGGCAGGCTATTCCAGTCTTGTTATCTGTATGATTTTTCATTTGAGCTACTTCTTCTTATGTTAGTTTTTCAGTAGTAACTTCCCACTTGAATAATTGACTCAGAACTTTGTGAGCTTCATTTAATCTATTGCCCCATGTTATAACTAATTGTTATTCCACAAAATATGTAAATTCTGTTACTTTTATAAATTGTCCAGGGAAGGGAGTGCTTTGCTTGTGCACCTACTGGTTCTGGAAAAACGTTTGCATTTGTCTGCCCAATCCTCATGAAACTTGAGGTATACAGTTGTTAAACTACACTTTTAATCCCATTTTCCCGTGAAGTCCTGCTAACACTACTTTCTTTCAGCGTGCTTCAAAGGATGGCATTCGGGCAGTGATCCTTTGCCCAACACGTGAATTAGCAGCTCAGACTACTCGAGAATGCAAAAAGTTGGTTAAAGGCAAGAAGTTTTACATCAAGCTAATGACTAAGCAGCTCACTAAAAGTGCTGATTTTTCAAAGCAGCCTTGTGACATTCTCATATCGACACCTTATAGGGTGCACTATGCAGTTCGCAAAAGAAAGCTTGATTTGAGCAAGTAAGATACCTAAACCATATTGTGGGCCTTTGTAAATGGTAAAAATATTGAAAACCTTTTTGACTTTGTGTTTGTATTCTGGTCTTCATGTTTGGGCTTTCCATAATTGGGTGAGTCTATGTAATGGCCTAATAGAGAAAAAGTTCTTGTCTCTTCATATTTCCATTTACCAGGGTTGGGTTACTAATTCAAGTTACTTTCTCTTTTATTACTCTCACCTTAAGCCAGGAGCAGGTGAAACTTTTGGAACTAAAGATTTAATGGTTTGTGTGGGGGCAGGGGCAACCTCTCCCACAGCAAAAGAATAAAAAACACAAGCAGTTTTACTGAAAATAAGCAGCTTATCTTATTTAGTGGATGAATAGAAAATGCACTCACATTGATTGAGCTGGATAAATTACTTATTTTCTGAATAATTGTCTTCCTGCTCCCTTGATGACTTTGTGAATCGGCCTTGGCTAGTTGGCTTCATTGGTAATGTGACCTTCTCTTACGTGCAGGGTCGAATTTCTTGTCCTGGATGAAGCTGACAAGCTTTTTGAATTAGGTTTGGTGAAGCAGGTTGATGCAGTGGTGAAAGCATGCTCAAATCCTTCAATATTGCGCTCTCTATTTAGTGCTACTTTACCTGATACTGTTGTAGAGCTAGCACGTACAATTATGCATGATGCAGTTCGAATAATTATCGGTCGAAAGTAAGAAACAACAACTGAATTGTGATTTCTTGTATAAGTTTAATTTGTTATATCTATTTTGATCCATTGTTAGCTGATTTACTGGATAATGCATGTAACTTCTACATTTCTATCCATAGAATTAACTTAGTGGGGAAATGTCTTGTTTATTCCTGCACTTAAATGGCTACTCCTTCATATGTGCAACAGGAATTCTGCTTCTGAAACAATTAAGCAAAAGCTCGTGTTTGTAGGAAGTGAGGAAGGCAAGCTTCTTGCTCTTCGCCAAAGCTTTGCTGAGGTAAGGTTCTTGCTTGAAGTTGCTGTATGACTTATTCTTGTTAAGTTTCATTTTATTGGAGGACAGAGGTGTATCCTCTTATATGTTATGGACTTTGAAGTTTGATCTCTTAAAAGGATGGAACTAAGAAGTAAGAATAAATTGCTTTATGCAGTTTTGCTAATTCTCTTACGTGGCCTAAGGTTGCTTGGTTCTACTTATTGACTTCAAATAACCCTCTACATATTCCTAATTTCCAAACTACTCGAGGATATTAACATAGTTCTGTTGCTAAACTTTTTCTATCTCTCCTGCCACTTCACCATCCTCAGACTTCCTTAATCTCCATTGACCATTGTTCTGTCTCTTATCATGTGCCACACTGACAAGCTGATACATTTACAGCTGAACCACCAAAAATATTACATGCTACATGTTAAAGTTACCAAGCTGGCTGCCTAAAAGATACCAACTTTTCCTTCTCCGGATTCTGGGATTGAAGTATCTGGCTCTTTGTAATCTCTTATTAGATTAGATGGGGAATTTAGGAAATATTAACTTTGCCATGACCTCCCGGAAACTTGGATGAATATGAAGTTAAACCTGCATCTGAGATTGTCATGATGGGATTGTGAGGCCAGCCTGCTGTAAACGACCCTGGGTCAAagttatattcatatatatgtgTGAAATGGGGGGGTTATATTGTGGTGGCCTCTTTTACATTATATTTGAATAGAAATATGATTTTGTTTACATTTCGATCAAATGGACTGGTGAGTTTTTTTCTGCAACTCTTTATTACCCTCTTTAGTTAACATCTATTTCCATAATTAAGGACAAACTCCTGAATAACCATTTTCCATTACTTCAATATTTTTTCAAACTCCTTTTTTCACTTGGCTTGACTCGGGTTTGTGTTCTGACTCAATTTGTATTCTTATGTGTATGACAGAGTTTGAACCCCCCGGTGCTAATTTTTGTGCAAAACAAGGAGCGAGCTAAAGAACTCTATAATGAACTGCGATATGATGATATCAGAGCTGATGTCATACATGCTGATCTTCCAGAAATGCAGGTGACTGTGTCTCTACTCAATACAATGATCAAAATCACATGTGATATTATGGTTGTATGTTTCTcataggagtattttttattttcatctcCATAGATGCTTCATATATATGCTTATCCAAATACTGGTACTTTTTCTGTGTAATATGGAAAAGTTCCTAATGCCTTTATCTCTGGGGGAGACATACTGCAGTCTATTTGCACAATCAGTGGATGTATGTCAATTGAAGTATGGTGGCCGGCATATTTGTATTATATATTCTGAGCATATATTGTTTACTCCTGTTATACTTATTCAAGTTTAGGTTCTGCTGGGaactttttcttttaatttcgtTTGTGTTTCCCAAACTATCACAATGTGGAATTTCACTGATCCATGTCTGCCAACGCAGAGAGAAAATGCTGTTGATAATTTTCGATCTGGGAAAACATGGGTATTGGTTGCCACTGATGTTATTGCGCGGGGCATGGACTTCAAAGGCGTCAATTGTGTAATCAACTATGATTTCCCAGAATCTATGGCTGCATATGTTCATAGGATTGGTAAGTTACCATTTATTGTATAGTGATCTGTTGTGTGCAGACTGAATGCTGTGTTGTACTAATATTTGTTGTGTTTGAAAGGGCGTTCTGGGAGGGCTGGGAGGAGCGGAGAAGCAATAACTTTGTATACGGAGGCTGATGTCCCTTATCTACGGAACATAGCGAATGTAATGGCAGCTTCGGGGTGTGAGGTTCCTGCTTGGATCATGGCCTTAGCCAAGAAAAAATGGAGGAAGTACAGGCCTCATAGGGAAGCCATTTCTAACAAGCCTCAAGATTAATTCATACCAATACATGATAAGATCATATGGGTCCAGAATTTCTACTGATCTCCTTGCTTTGTTTGTAATTTTCGTGCCAATTGCATAACATAATTTCATAGTTGGCTTCCTAACGTTCTTTGATTTCTCGTTATCAGTTATACTAGTATGTAATATTGGATTGTCATGTATGAAATGAAAGCAAATGATTTACCATTATTTACATTTGTAAAATTATGTTCCTTTACAGTTTACGCTCTACACTTTACATAGCAATCGGTACAAAGGTCCAAACGAAGAAGAATACTAACATGATTATCTGTGTCACTTATAGGTTATTCAAGTGTGCAAGATATTGGTCGAAGATATGTGAATTTTCGAAGGTGGTTTTTTACGGCAATGATACAAATAAATGTGACATTTTAATACTATACGAATTTATTTGACATTTAATACTAATCCCAATTATTAAATCTCTGCAAATAATTGAGCACTTCCGTAACACCGTTATCCGATATGCCGAAAACTATTATCCCTTTCCCTCCCAATAAACCCTCTTGAAACCCTAATTCACACGCATAAATCCTCCATTTTTCTGAAGCATTTCCCAAATTTGCGATGAGTTTAGTAGCCGGAGCAAAGCAATCAGCCCGTCTTATGCTCTGCTCTTCTTCATCAACTAGACGCCTGTTTCACCTTCACCCCATTGCTGCTATTCAGCATTGCAACTTCTACTCCACCAAATCTGCTACTACAGTTCAAAAGGTGACCAAGCCCAGGACCCAACGGAAACCTACTGAAAAATCCTTCAGTTTCGCGCAGACAATCGAGAAACAAGCGGACGCGCCGCCGACTGCACTCTGGCCTCGGCCACATCCGATATCCTACCAGCCTAAAATTGCCAATAATTTCAGTTTTATCGGTAATGTTGCGATTCCTGTTAAATTTGTGACTGGTTCTGACGGGAAACACTTCACCGTTGCCGTGGTTTCTCTGGCGGGTGATGGTAGGAGGGCTTCTCTGTCGATTCCTGTTGTGTTTGAAGGAGATTTGGCTCATGTTGCGGCTTGTCATGTGAAGGAGAACGATTGCGTTTTTGTTTCGGGGCAGTTGAGTGTGGATCCGCTGAGGTCTGTGTCGAGTGAGAGTCTGGGAAAGTTTCATGTTATGGCTGAGAGTGTCAACTTTGTTGAGGGATTTGATAAGAGTGATTTGGATACAAGATTAGTGATTTCTTATCCGGATGTGGAGATTGAAGAACTTGGTAGGGTTAGGAGTAGGCATGTTGATGATGTCGATTATAATCCGATTTCTCAAGTTGAATCTGGTGGTGCAAAGGAAATCCCATTGTATGAAGCTGAGGCAGTGACGCAACAAGTGGTTGCTGTGGATAATGGAAATGTTGATGGGAGTCACAACAGTTGGGAGGGTGCTTCTAAGAAGAAAGACACAAATCAAATCTTGGATTTGTGGGGTGATCTTGTGAAGCAGCCCCTGGACTGGTGGGATTATCGCAGCCACAAAGCTAATGGATTGGTTAAAGAGAAATTCCCCGATTTTAAGAAGAAGGGGACGTGGGAGTCCCTTTGGCTCAGCAGTGCTCCGAAATGGATTCTCCCAACGCTTGGAAAGCTGGAGTTTGATGTTAAGGAGATGAAAGTGGAGAA contains:
- the LOC121748318 gene encoding lipid phosphate phosphatase gamma-like — translated: MTNSLKAVTLTHVRYQRGDQLGHFLAWISLVPVFISFGGFVSHFIFRRELQGMFFAIGLLISQVINEFIKTSVQQARPETCDLLEMCDSHGWPSSHSQYMFFFVVYFTLLTHYRIGSLFRNQMAMVLLVVWPLAVLTMYSRVYLGYHTVAQVFAGAALGIALGGGWFWVVNNWFRCHFPAMEESAIGRLLYVKDTSHIPNVLKFEYENTRAARKEACKRSD
- the LOC121748334 gene encoding DEAD-box ATP-dependent RNA helicase 57-like, with product MEKDTSFLFSGITFNRKKFAPDFARFQDKEEVDCATDEPALLENADPESEQVAAVRTDKKRKRKATSDPVEGFSVFKSSKSKKAMDQMEETNEDKLLLGKKEYHRQLERDALFRKKHNIHVSGSNIPSPLQSFTELKLRHNCKSYLLRNLGDLGFKEPTPIQRQAIPVLLSGRECFACAPTGSGKTFAFVCPILMKLERASKDGIRAVILCPTRELAAQTTRECKKLVKGKKFYIKLMTKQLTKSADFSKQPCDILISTPYRVHYAVRKRKLDLSKVEFLVLDEADKLFELGLVKQVDAVVKACSNPSILRSLFSATLPDTVVELARTIMHDAVRIIIGRKNSASETIKQKLVFVGSEEGKLLALRQSFAESLNPPVLIFVQNKERAKELYNELRYDDIRADVIHADLPEMQRENAVDNFRSGKTWVLVATDVIARGMDFKGVNCVINYDFPESMAAYVHRIGRSGRAGRSGEAITLYTEADVPYLRNIANVMAASGCEVPAWIMALAKKKWRKYRPHREAISNKPQD
- the LOC121748344 gene encoding protein OSB2, chloroplastic-like, with the translated sequence MSLVAGAKQSARLMLCSSSSTRRLFHLHPIAAIQHCNFYSTKSATTVQKVTKPRTQRKPTEKSFSFAQTIEKQADAPPTALWPRPHPISYQPKIANNFSFIGNVAIPVKFVTGSDGKHFTVAVVSLAGDGRRASLSIPVVFEGDLAHVAACHVKENDCVFVSGQLSVDPLRSVSSESLGKFHVMAESVNFVEGFDKSDLDTRLVISYPDVEIEELGRVRSRHVDDVDYNPISQVESGGAKEIPLYEAEAVTQQVVAVDNGNVDGSHNSWEGASKKKDTNQILDLWGDLVKQPLDWWDYRSHKANGLVKEKFPDFKKKGTWESLWLSSAPKWILPTLGKLEFDVKEMKVEKKVYGGEGFSERKQNTDPKNSWEDLVENPGKWWDNRVGKKNIKAPDFRHKETGEVLWLNRSPDWVLSKLPPVRGGQNTA